A genomic window from Xyrauchen texanus isolate HMW12.3.18 chromosome 15, RBS_HiC_50CHRs, whole genome shotgun sequence includes:
- the LOC127656366 gene encoding uncharacterized protein LOC127656366, protein MVVTVLLISMVMLTAHLINGHPMDRHITAFPGGNCSALCPAGHYSFKCNCLSCTSGFFNSQENSEESCHRCFQSCKPDFYMEVVKKCTSTSDVQCRCMDGFVCTDKDKYTGHCKRCEAITTPPPDQSYTSIVIPSVATSFIPPHHLKIWRDNVLVWILIGLIAVMSSVIVLIVFFRLCRKKEKECFKQFVRRCSLGNLEIESETTPPPRQPIEQPHAHEMLSHASKPTSHNTDSSFHQPTSSEQAVPPPGNLGPLHIYGPQTVFVSLLNQFGWDGGEKKTHELPEESINHNNVPCPQSPPIHLSEEERSKESDFIFFPSQEQGKECHISKEEVL, encoded by the exons ATGGTTGTGACAGTGTTACTTATATCCATGGTTATGCTGACAGCTCATCTGATAAATGGCCACCCCATG GACAGACATATTACAGCCTTTCCTGGAGGAAATTGCTCAGCTTTGTGTCCAGCAG gaCATTACTCGTTCAAATGCAATTGTCTCTCATGTACCTCGGGTTTCTTCAATAGTCAGGAGAACAGTGAGGAAAGCTGCCACCGCTGCTTCCAGAGCTGCAAACCTG acTTCTATATGGAGGTGGTGAAGAAGTGCACAAGCACATCAGATGTACAGTGTCGCTGCATGGATGGTTTCGTCTGTACAGATAAAGATAAATACACAGGTCACTGTAAAAGATGTGAAGCAATAACAACACCCCCCCCAGACCAATCCTACACCTCCATTGTCATCCCCTCTGTCGCCACTTCATTCATTCCCCCACATCATCTGAAGATCTGGC GTGATAATGTATTGGTTTGGATTTTAATTGGATTAATAGCAGTAATGTCATCAGTCATCGTCCTTATCGTCTTCTTCCGACtctgcagaaagaaagaaaaggaatgcTTTAAGCAGT TTGTCAGAAGATGCTCGCTGGGAAATCTAGAG ATTGAGAGTGAGACCACACCTCCCCCACGCCAACCAATCGAGCAGCCTCATGCCCATGAGATGCTGTCACATGCCAGTAAACCCACCAGTCATAACACAGACAGCTCTTTTCATCAACCAACAAGCTCTGAACAGGCTGTGCCACCACCTGGCAATTTAG GCCCTCTCCACATCTACGGTCCCCAGACAGTTTTTGTTAGTTTGCTCAATCAGTTTGGATGGGATggaggagagaaaaaaacacatgaactCCCAGAAGAATCTATAAATCACAACAATGTGCCGTGCCCTCAGTCTCCCCCCATCCATCTATCTGAGGAGGAAAGGAGTAAAGAGAGCGATTTCATCTTCTTCCCATCTCAAGAGCAAGGAAAGGAGTGCCATATATCTAAAGAAGAGGTGCTGTGA